The following proteins are encoded in a genomic region of bacterium:
- a CDS encoding bifunctional nuclease family protein: MPPESGQELVKAKVNGLALDISSNSPVVVLAPENEDLILPIWIGHYEAWAIAMELQEVKSKRPLTHDLLIGMITTLGARVESIQVIDLRDQTFYAKIVLQRDGATIEVDARPSDSIALALKAKAPILVRYDLFQKRPASGEQSEKYDAEALKERLRNINPEDFGKYSL, encoded by the coding sequence ATGCCGCCCGAATCCGGTCAGGAACTGGTCAAAGCCAAGGTCAACGGCCTGGCGCTGGACATCTCGTCCAACTCGCCGGTGGTGGTGCTGGCGCCGGAGAATGAAGACCTGATATTGCCGATCTGGATCGGACATTACGAGGCCTGGGCGATTGCGATGGAGTTGCAGGAGGTCAAGTCGAAGCGGCCCCTGACGCACGATTTGCTCATCGGCATGATCACCACCCTCGGCGCCCGGGTCGAATCGATCCAGGTGATCGACCTGCGCGATCAGACCTTCTATGCCAAGATTGTGCTCCAGCGCGATGGCGCCACCATCGAGGTTGACGCCCGCCCGTCGGACTCGATCGCGCTGGCACTGAAGGCCAAGGCGCCGATCCTCGTGCGCTACGACTTGTTCCAGAAACGCCCGGCCTCCGGCGAACAGTCCGAGAAGTACGACGCCGAGGCGCTCAAGGAGCGCCTCCGTAACATTAATCCCGAGGACTTCGGGAAATACTCGCTTTGA
- the rplI gene encoding 50S ribosomal protein L9 — MKIILRDDVENVGKVGEIVTVKAGYARNYLIPRKLAIPASPGNLRAIDQVRLQKEQRDKKRLREADRIKLALEKVSCTAEVQVGEEDKVFGSVTAAHIAELLKDQGFTIDRRDILLDEPLKALGVYTVDVKIDRDVIAKLKVWVVKKPE; from the coding sequence ATGAAGATCATTCTGCGAGATGATGTGGAAAACGTGGGAAAGGTCGGCGAGATCGTCACGGTCAAAGCCGGATACGCCCGCAATTACCTGATCCCGCGCAAATTGGCCATCCCCGCCAGCCCGGGCAACCTGCGCGCGATCGACCAAGTCCGCCTTCAGAAGGAGCAGCGGGACAAAAAACGCCTCCGTGAAGCCGACCGTATCAAACTGGCGCTCGAGAAGGTCTCCTGCACCGCCGAAGTCCAGGTGGGCGAGGAGGACAAGGTGTTCGGGTCGGTGACCGCCGCCCACATCGCCGAACTGCTCAAGGATCAGGGCTTCACCATTGACCGTCGCGACATCCTCCTCGATGAGCCGCTCAAGGCGCTGGGGGTCTACACGGTCGACGTCAAGATCGACCGCGATGTGATCGCCAAGCTGAAGGTCTGGGTGGTCAAGAAACCGGAGTGA
- the rpsR gene encoding 30S ribosomal protein S18 translates to MRGQRRGRRFTDLKLYEIDYRNERLLRKFVSERGKILPRRTTGISALFQRRLTTAIKRARHLALLPYVAETFK, encoded by the coding sequence ATGCGCGGACAGCGCCGCGGACGCCGCTTTACCGATCTGAAACTATACGAAATCGACTATCGCAACGAGCGCTTGTTGCGCAAGTTCGTCTCCGAACGCGGCAAAATCCTGCCGCGTCGGACCACCGGCATCTCGGCGCTCTTCCAGCGCCGTCTGACCACCGCGATCAAGCGCGCGCGGCATCTGGCCCTCCTACCCTATGTGGCGGAGACGTTCAAGTAA
- the rpsF gene encoding 30S ribosomal protein S6: protein MKLYETTFIMDPQLLDEGWEKAIARYSEIITRNGQIKRTERWGLRRLAYPIKKRTQGYYVHIVHESSPSVPREMERQFLLDENCLRYLTVLADNPMYLEEMDKRRAAREEAEAAAAEAAATAAPAVDTAGPESGSAS, encoded by the coding sequence GTGAAGCTCTACGAAACAACCTTTATCATGGATCCCCAGCTTTTGGATGAGGGCTGGGAGAAGGCGATCGCGCGCTACTCCGAGATCATCACGCGCAACGGTCAGATCAAGCGCACCGAACGCTGGGGATTGCGCCGCCTGGCCTATCCGATCAAGAAGCGCACGCAGGGCTACTACGTGCACATCGTGCACGAGTCGTCGCCGTCGGTGCCGCGGGAGATGGAGCGTCAGTTCCTGCTCGACGAGAACTGCCTGCGCTACCTGACGGTGTTGGCCGACAATCCGATGTACCTGGAAGAGATGGACAAGCGACGCGCGGCGCGTGAGGAGGCCGAAGCGGCCGCCGCCGAAGCCGCCGCCACTGCGGCGCCCGCCGTTGACACCGCTGGCCCGGAAAGCGGCAGCGCCTCATAA
- the pth gene encoding aminoacyl-tRNA hydrolase — translation MGRKLVDRGGRTSDFLSGIDIPAATIVIRRSMSIAIPAASPLVVCLGNPGQRYAMTRHNLGWWVADLLVGASGHFLPGWGKFEYAVIPCGQTNVTVLKPLTFMNLSGHALDEFAARHPVSPDRVTVVLDDIDLPLGQLRIRASGSAGGHNGLASLIESLGSEELARVRCGVGPVPDGVDPAEFVLAPFPENELSLAREMAVRAAAAVRTILTDGVAVAANTYNRKPPAPDSPPGDEAGADRPREGT, via the coding sequence ATGGGCCGGAAATTAGTGGATCGAGGGGGGCGAACGTCAGATTTCCTCTCCGGCATTGACATCCCGGCCGCAACCATTGTCATTCGCCGGTCGATGTCGATTGCCATACCCGCAGCATCCCCGCTTGTCGTTTGCCTGGGCAACCCGGGCCAACGCTATGCCATGACCCGGCATAATCTCGGCTGGTGGGTGGCCGACCTCCTGGTCGGCGCATCGGGGCACTTCCTGCCGGGCTGGGGAAAGTTCGAGTATGCGGTAATTCCCTGCGGGCAGACGAATGTAACAGTTCTTAAGCCACTGACATTCATGAACTTGTCTGGACATGCCCTGGACGAATTCGCCGCAAGGCATCCTGTCAGCCCGGACCGTGTAACAGTGGTGCTGGATGATATCGATCTACCGCTGGGTCAATTACGCATCCGGGCAAGCGGGTCAGCCGGCGGGCATAACGGTCTGGCATCGCTCATCGAATCCCTTGGCAGCGAAGAGCTTGCCCGTGTGCGCTGCGGGGTGGGGCCAGTGCCCGACGGGGTCGATCCGGCCGAGTTTGTCCTTGCTCCTTTCCCTGAAAATGAGTTATCCTTGGCGCGAGAGATGGCAGTCCGTGCTGCCGCTGCGGTCAGGACCATCCTGACTGACGGGGTGGCTGTGGCTGCAAATACCTATAACCGCAAACCCCCCGCGCCCGATTCCCCTCCAGGGGATGAGGCGGGCGCCGACAGACCGAGGGAGGGTACGTGA
- a CDS encoding PTS sugar transporter subunit IIA, which produces MNLARLLDPALIKLSMETRLEPPTDGEQKTRRQRRDDKEKILDELVALLEKSGKVGNRTKLLTDFINRERKASTGIGHGIAIPHIRTYQARELVIAIARSAEGYDFEALDGKPVHLFFAMAAPSYGDEALYLRVFKALAEVLRFDYFRERLMTVESEYEMIRAFSEME; this is translated from the coding sequence ATGAATCTGGCACGCCTGCTCGATCCGGCCCTGATTAAACTCTCGATGGAGACCCGCCTCGAGCCGCCGACCGATGGGGAACAGAAGACGCGCCGCCAGCGGCGCGACGACAAGGAAAAGATCCTCGATGAATTAGTGGCGCTGCTGGAAAAGTCGGGCAAGGTGGGCAACCGCACCAAGTTGTTGACCGATTTCATTAATCGCGAACGCAAGGCCTCGACCGGCATCGGCCATGGGATCGCCATCCCCCACATCCGCACCTATCAGGCGCGCGAGCTGGTGATTGCCATCGCGCGGTCGGCCGAAGGGTATGACTTTGAGGCCCTTGATGGGAAGCCGGTGCACCTGTTTTTCGCCATGGCGGCGCCCTCCTACGGCGATGAAGCGCTCTATCTGCGGGTGTTCAAGGCGCTGGCCGAGGTGTTGCGGTTTGATTACTTCCGTGAACGGCTCATGACGGTGGAGTCGGAATACGAAATGATCCGGGCGTTCAGCGAGATGGAGTAG
- the pyrE gene encoding orotate phosphoribosyltransferase, whose amino-acid sequence MNTMAVEIDEQAKAALRVGLNRHALKRGRFILASGAVSDYYVNVKEICLRGEYLRLVGHLLWQMIKPTGAQAVGGMTLGADPIVSAVTIAAAEDGFDCPALIVRREAKDHGTGRQIEGPFEAGMKVAVVEDVTTTGQSAMRAAEAIIAGGGSVIGVYTVLNRAAGADALFTDKGWPFQAIFTTADLDL is encoded by the coding sequence ATGAACACGATGGCAGTCGAGATCGACGAGCAGGCGAAGGCCGCGTTGCGGGTGGGTCTGAACCGCCATGCCCTCAAGCGCGGACGGTTCATCCTGGCCTCCGGCGCGGTCTCGGACTATTACGTCAACGTCAAGGAGATCTGCCTGCGCGGCGAATACCTCCGACTGGTGGGGCATCTGCTTTGGCAGATGATCAAGCCCACGGGGGCGCAGGCAGTCGGCGGGATGACGCTGGGTGCTGACCCGATCGTCTCCGCCGTCACGATCGCAGCGGCCGAAGACGGTTTCGACTGCCCGGCGTTGATCGTGCGACGCGAGGCCAAGGACCATGGCACCGGACGGCAGATCGAAGGACCGTTCGAGGCGGGCATGAAGGTGGCGGTGGTCGAAGATGTGACCACCACCGGCCAGTCGGCGATGCGCGCCGCCGAAGCCATTATCGCCGGCGGCGGCAGCGTGATCGGTGTTTACACCGTGCTCAACCGCGCGGCCGGCGCCGATGCGCTGTTTACCGACAAGGGCTGGCCATTTCAGGCGATCTTCACGACCGCCGATCTGGACTTATAG
- the mfd gene encoding transcription-repair coupling factor — protein sequence MTRRGVRARHAFDTAFRALDRLEAFRQLDDQWTSGGGVHVDLTGTSGSLAACALARLHLRHPRPTVVVVAEPEDAAHWHDDLNHLLGHDRVLRFHSWEILPYEFRHPGPESVGRRLETLWRCLAPDPPVVVTHVRALFEPTLPPEDLRQRMFEVRLGGEYALDELSARLVALGFRRVPLVEEVGTFSVRGGILDLFTYSSSEPLRIEFFGDTVESIRTFAVTTQRTTAKRDHCVILPSREVRAGGPEYEKGWDRAGWDAAWRDRVENDPERPGLEWLAGALGQRRGSLLDYFGRDLAIWTHDPTRLRHAADRFEEESQRFHARLASHLPDPPPPSQVYLPIERWHEAPVGGLHVWVYDLFVEATARGVRCDLAAVGPPSVGASVRRLSEELTAFEQQGYDVAIACDNEGQKRRLAEMLEDVHGTVEYIFPAPHAGFVLPDARFALLTEHEVFNRHKARFRRRKFQEGLALSSYTQLKKGDYVVHVDHGVARFRGLEAITVDGRRRDCLLLLYQGDDKLFVPIEEFDRVQKYSGQDARPALSKLGGTAWEKTKRRAKQALLAMAEDLIKLYAARKARPGHAFAEHGEWMAQLESSFIYEETPDQEKAIAAVSEDMTAPTPMERLICGDVGYGKTEVAIRAAFRAVCDHKQVAVLVPTTILAQQHLTTFRERLSEFPVRIETLSRFRSPKEQKRIVAEVAAGKVDIIIGTHRLLQKDVVFHDLGLLIIDEEQRFGVGHKERLRQMRQTVDTLALSATPIPRTLQMSLLGARDLSLITTSPRDRLPVQTEIRPFGPEVVSEAILRELDRGGQVYFVHNRIQTIGTMADFLARLLPTVRIGVAHGEMPERELEAVMTRFYHGDYHVLLSTAIIESGLDIPSVNTIVIHRADRFGLAQLYQLRGRVGRSARQAYAYLLVPPSGALSATAKARLRAIEEHTALGSGFHLAMRDMEIRGAGNLLGAQQHGFIEEIGFDLYCRLLDEAVAEARGSAPMLAQAPVQIDVDGDRFIPDGYITDNQQRFEMYKRLAEMNSPAAVDDLALELTDRFGAPPAEVRRLLAMARVRVLARRARVAQASARGNLWAVTFVPEAPVTRAQIETWRLALGDRASFVSGPPFAITVRPPMGQSADLAGLVRIVGILAGEPESGVIDGVSGAQGTVGAGGAIG from the coding sequence ATGACACGCCGGGGCGTCCGCGCCCGGCACGCTTTTGATACCGCCTTTCGGGCGCTGGACCGTCTGGAGGCGTTTCGGCAACTGGATGATCAATGGACTTCCGGGGGCGGCGTCCATGTTGATTTGACCGGGACATCCGGCTCCCTGGCCGCCTGCGCCCTGGCGCGTCTGCACTTGCGCCATCCGCGCCCGACGGTGGTCGTCGTGGCCGAGCCCGAAGACGCTGCCCACTGGCACGATGATCTGAATCACCTCCTCGGCCACGATCGAGTCCTGCGCTTTCATTCGTGGGAAATCCTGCCCTATGAGTTCCGCCATCCGGGTCCGGAGTCGGTGGGGCGGCGGTTGGAGACGCTGTGGCGATGCCTGGCGCCCGATCCGCCGGTGGTCGTCACGCATGTCCGTGCCCTGTTTGAGCCGACCCTCCCCCCGGAGGATCTCAGGCAACGGATGTTCGAGGTTCGCCTCGGCGGGGAGTATGCGCTCGATGAACTGTCCGCGCGCTTGGTGGCGCTCGGGTTTCGCCGGGTACCGCTGGTCGAGGAAGTCGGCACGTTTTCAGTGCGCGGCGGAATTCTGGATTTGTTCACTTACAGTTCGTCCGAGCCGTTGCGCATTGAGTTCTTCGGCGACACCGTCGAATCGATCCGCACTTTCGCGGTCACCACCCAGCGGACCACCGCCAAACGCGATCACTGCGTGATCCTTCCATCGCGGGAAGTGCGGGCCGGCGGGCCGGAGTACGAGAAGGGGTGGGACCGGGCCGGTTGGGATGCGGCGTGGCGTGATCGTGTCGAGAACGATCCCGAGCGCCCGGGCCTCGAATGGCTGGCCGGCGCGCTGGGTCAGCGCCGCGGCAGCCTGCTTGACTACTTCGGCCGGGATCTGGCGATCTGGACGCATGATCCGACGCGGTTGCGGCACGCGGCCGACCGTTTCGAGGAGGAATCGCAGCGGTTCCACGCGCGCCTGGCGTCTCATCTTCCCGATCCGCCGCCGCCGTCGCAGGTCTACCTGCCGATCGAGCGCTGGCACGAGGCCCCCGTCGGCGGGCTGCACGTCTGGGTCTATGATCTCTTTGTCGAAGCGACCGCGCGCGGTGTGCGTTGCGACCTGGCGGCGGTCGGTCCGCCGTCGGTCGGCGCCAGTGTGCGGCGGCTCTCCGAGGAATTGACCGCCTTCGAGCAGCAGGGGTACGATGTCGCCATCGCCTGCGACAACGAGGGACAGAAACGGCGTCTGGCCGAGATGCTGGAGGATGTGCACGGCACGGTCGAGTACATCTTTCCGGCGCCGCACGCCGGGTTTGTCCTGCCCGATGCGCGGTTTGCCCTGCTGACCGAGCACGAGGTCTTCAACCGGCACAAGGCGCGTTTCCGACGCCGCAAGTTCCAGGAAGGGCTCGCGCTTTCCAGCTACACGCAACTGAAAAAGGGCGACTACGTCGTGCACGTCGACCATGGCGTGGCGCGTTTCCGCGGCCTGGAAGCGATCACCGTTGATGGACGACGGCGCGATTGCCTGCTGCTTTTGTATCAGGGCGACGACAAGCTCTTCGTCCCGATCGAGGAATTCGACCGTGTCCAGAAGTACTCCGGGCAGGATGCCCGTCCGGCACTCTCGAAACTGGGCGGCACGGCCTGGGAGAAGACCAAGCGGCGCGCCAAGCAGGCGCTATTGGCCATGGCCGAGGACTTGATCAAGCTCTACGCCGCGCGCAAGGCGCGGCCCGGGCACGCTTTTGCGGAGCATGGCGAGTGGATGGCGCAGCTGGAGTCTTCATTCATCTACGAGGAGACACCCGACCAGGAGAAGGCGATCGCGGCCGTGTCCGAGGACATGACCGCGCCGACACCGATGGAGCGGCTGATCTGCGGCGACGTGGGCTACGGAAAGACCGAAGTGGCCATCCGCGCCGCCTTCCGCGCCGTCTGCGATCACAAGCAGGTCGCGGTGCTGGTGCCCACCACCATTCTCGCGCAACAGCACCTGACCACCTTCCGCGAGCGTCTCTCCGAGTTTCCGGTGCGGATCGAAACCTTGTCGCGCTTCCGTTCGCCCAAGGAGCAAAAGCGCATCGTCGCCGAAGTGGCGGCGGGGAAAGTCGACATCATCATCGGCACGCACCGTCTGCTTCAGAAGGATGTCGTCTTTCACGACCTTGGGCTTTTGATTATCGATGAGGAGCAGCGCTTCGGGGTGGGACACAAGGAGCGTCTGCGGCAGATGCGCCAAACGGTGGACACGCTGGCGCTGTCGGCGACACCGATTCCGCGCACCTTGCAGATGTCGCTTCTGGGCGCGCGCGATCTGTCGTTGATCACCACCTCCCCGCGCGACCGTCTCCCGGTGCAAACCGAGATCCGTCCTTTCGGACCGGAGGTGGTCTCCGAGGCGATCCTGCGCGAACTGGACCGCGGCGGACAGGTCTACTTTGTGCACAATCGCATCCAGACGATCGGGACGATGGCCGATTTTCTCGCCCGGCTTCTGCCGACGGTCCGAATCGGCGTCGCGCACGGCGAAATGCCCGAACGCGAACTGGAAGCGGTGATGACGCGCTTCTACCACGGCGACTATCACGTGCTGCTCTCGACGGCAATTATCGAGTCGGGGCTGGACATCCCATCGGTCAACACGATCGTGATTCACCGCGCCGACCGTTTCGGGCTGGCGCAGCTGTACCAACTGCGCGGGCGGGTGGGCCGTTCGGCGCGACAGGCCTACGCGTACCTCCTGGTGCCGCCATCGGGCGCGCTGAGCGCGACCGCCAAGGCGCGGTTGCGCGCGATCGAGGAGCACACCGCGCTGGGCTCGGGTTTCCACCTGGCGATGCGCGACATGGAAATCCGCGGCGCCGGCAACCTGCTCGGGGCGCAGCAGCATGGGTTCATCGAGGAGATCGGGTTTGATCTCTACTGTCGTTTGCTGGACGAGGCGGTGGCCGAAGCGCGCGGCAGCGCGCCGATGCTGGCGCAGGCGCCGGTCCAGATCGACGTCGATGGCGACCGGTTCATCCCCGACGGCTACATCACCGACAACCAGCAACGGTTTGAGATGTACAAACGGTTGGCCGAAATGAATTCGCCCGCGGCCGTCGATGATCTGGCGTTGGAGCTGACCGACCGCTTTGGCGCCCCCCCCGCGGAGGTGCGCCGTCTGTTGGCGATGGCGCGTGTCCGTGTGCTGGCGCGCCGCGCGCGGGTGGCGC